The Candidatus Effluviviaceae Genus V sp. sequence GATCGACACCGGCTCGATGACGAACGTCGAGCACGTCATCAGACTGGGCGGCGAGGTCGCGGCGGTCTACGGCCCCTTCCACTGCGCGGCCGAGTTCCTGAACGCCGCCGTCTCGAGCAGCGAGGATGAGATGGTCGAGCCGGACCGTATCGGTCTTCAGGACGACGCGGCGTTCAGGGGGTACTACCTGCAGGCCGGGTATTTCGTCACCGGCGAGCGGCGCACGTACGGAGGAGGCAACTGGAAGCGCACGGAGCCGAGGCGCACTCTCCTTGACGACGGCGGCCCCGGTGCGGTCGAGCTGGCCGTCAGGTACTCAAGCCTCGATCTCAATGACGAGGGCGCCGGCATATACGGCGGGCGGCTCGACGATGTGTCGCTCGGGGTCAACTGGTACTTCCATGCGCATGCGCGGATGATGTGCAACTACGTCATGGCGACGGTGAAGGACGAAGACGACGAGGAGATCGGCGGGGCCGACGCCTTCGTCACGAGACTGCAGTTCGATTTCTGATCGGGGGACGCAGCCCGGTCCGACACGCGGTTCTGACGGGCTTCTGACACGGAGCTCACGAGAGGCGTGTAGGCTGTCCGTGCGCGCACCCGGTCGACACTACGAGGGAGGGGAGAATGACCAGAGCGACATGGACCGCCGCGGTCGTGGGAGTCCTGCTGTTTGCGATCGCCGCCGGACCCGCGGGCGCCCAGATGAAGCTCATCGGAGCCGGCGCCACGTTCCCGGAGCCGATCTACGCCGTCTGGATGTACCAGTACAACCAGCTCAAGGACGTCCAGGTGAACTATCAGGGCATCGGCTCGAGCGGCGGCATCCGTCAGATCAAGGACGCGACCGTCGACTTCGGCGCCACGGACGCGCCGATCGAGGGGCCGGAGCTCGAGGAGGCCGGTCTCGTTCAGTTCCCGATGATCATCGGAGGCGTCGTGCCGATCTGCAACATCCGGGGTGTTGGTCCAGGCGAGCTCAGGCTGTCGACCGAGGTCCTGGCATCGATATTCGCCGGCGAGATCACGTTCTGGGACGACGAGGGCATCACCTCGCTCAACCCCGATCTCGAGCTTCCGAACGATCCGATCACCGTCGTGCACCGCGCCGAGGGCTCGGGCACGACGTGGATCTTCACCGACTTCCTCGACAAGGTCTCCCCGAGCTGGCGCGAGAACATCGGCCGGGGGAAGCTCGTCAACTGGCCGGCCGGCGTCGGTGCGAAGGGCAACCCCGGCGTCGCGGCGTACGTCCAGCGCGTGAACGGCTCGGTCGGCTATGTCGAGTTCGCCTTCGCGGTGCAGAACAAGCTCGCGCACATCACGCTCCGGAACCGTGACGGCCAGTGGGTCGAGCCGACGATCGAGTCCTTCCAGGCGGCGGCCGCGAACGCCGACTGGGAGAACACGGAGGGCTACTACCTCGTACTGACCGACCAGCCCGGTGAGGAGAGCTGGCCGATCGTCGGTGCGTCGTTCATCCTCGTGTACGCCAAGCAGGACGACGTTGAGAAGGCGAAGGCCATGCTCGAGTTCTTCGACTGGTGCTACGATCACGGCGACCAGATGGCGGTCCAGAAGCACTACGTCCCGATCCCGGACAACGTCGTCGAGATGGTCCGGAACACCTGGCGGAGCGAGATCACGGCGGACGGTGAGCAGGTCTGTCCGCCGGCCAAAAGCTAGCGTTCGTCCCTGCGGCACGGGTGGCGCGGCGGGTCCGCCCGCCATGTCGCAACGGCCGCATCGTTCTCCCGGACGGAGGCCCGAGTGCCGAACGGCGCTGAACAGAGAGCGCGTCAGAGCGGCGCCGATCTCGCCTTCAAGGTGCTGACGACGGCCTGCGCGCTCGTCGTGATCGTTCTC is a genomic window containing:
- the pstS gene encoding phosphate ABC transporter substrate-binding protein PstS, which produces MTRATWTAAVVGVLLFAIAAGPAGAQMKLIGAGATFPEPIYAVWMYQYNQLKDVQVNYQGIGSSGGIRQIKDATVDFGATDAPIEGPELEEAGLVQFPMIIGGVVPICNIRGVGPGELRLSTEVLASIFAGEITFWDDEGITSLNPDLELPNDPITVVHRAEGSGTTWIFTDFLDKVSPSWRENIGRGKLVNWPAGVGAKGNPGVAAYVQRVNGSVGYVEFAFAVQNKLAHITLRNRDGQWVEPTIESFQAAAANADWENTEGYYLVLTDQPGEESWPIVGASFILVYAKQDDVEKAKAMLEFFDWCYDHGDQMAVQKHYVPIPDNVVEMVRNTWRSEITADGEQVCPPAKS